One genomic window of Manihot esculenta cultivar AM560-2 chromosome 16, M.esculenta_v8, whole genome shotgun sequence includes the following:
- the LOC110603069 gene encoding protein HEAT-STRESS-ASSOCIATED 32, giving the protein MSVYYHWKTFEEDEDRPEKPRRYGVTEMRGPQYNLLGHNMLQDIFESMGQFVDGLKFSRGSHSLMPKSFIKEVIDMAHQHDVYVSTGDWAEHLHRKGPSAFKEYIEECKNMGFDTIELNVGSLGVPEETLLRYVRLIKSGGLKAKPQFAVKINKSDIPMSGDRAFGAYIPPTPRSSEIVEDVDLLIRRAERCLEAGADMIMIDADGVCKDAESLRADIIAKVIGRLGLEKTMFEACSARTAEWFIKSYGSKVNLFVDHSQVIGLECLRGCNVGKNNAPFRSSPYYFLT; this is encoded by the exons atGTCGGTATATTATCATTGGAAGACCTTCGAAGAAGACGAAGATCGACCGGAGAAGCCTCGGCGATACGGCGTCACCGAGATGCGCGGTCCTCAGTATAATTTATTGGGCCACAACATGCTTCAG GATATTTTTGAGTCCATGGGGCAATTTGTTGATGGGCTGAAGTTCTCTAGAGGTTCCCATAGTCTTATGCCAAAGTCTTTTATCAAAGAGGTGATTGACATGGCCCACCAACATGATGTCTATGTCAGTACAGGTGATTGGGCAGAACACTTGCATCGTAAAGGTCCATCAGCTTTCAAAGAATACATTGAG GAATGTAAAAACATGGGCTTTGACACAATTGAGCTCAATGTGGGGTCACTCGGAGTTCCAGAAGAGACACTTTTGAGATATGTTCGCTTAATTAAGAGTGGTGGTTTGAAAGCAAAGCCTCAATTTGCTGTGAAGATTAATAAATCTGATATTCCCATGAGTGGCGATAGAGCATTTGGGGCTTATATTCCTCCGACACCTCGAAGCTCGG AAATTGTTGAAGATGTAGATCTCTTGATTAGAAGGGCTGAGAGATGCTTGGAGGCTGGAGCTGACATGATAATGATTGATGCTGATGGTGTCTGCAAAGATGCTGAATCTCTGAGGGCAGACATAATTGCAAAGGTGATTGGACGACTAGGTCTTGAGAAAACCATGTTCGAAGCTTGCAGCGCTAGAACTGCAGAGTGGTTTATAAAAAGCTATGGTTCCAAG GTGAACCTCTTCGTGGATCACTCCCAAGTAATTGGTCTAGAGTGCCTCAGGGGATGCAATGTGGGTAAAAATAATGCTCCTTTCCGTAGTTCACCATATTATTTTCTGACCTAA
- the LOC110603672 gene encoding probable histone H2A.3 encodes MAGRGKSSKKSASRSSKAGLQFPVGRIARFLKAGKYAERVGAGAPVYMAAVLEYLAAEVLELAGNAARDNKKSRVVPRHVQLAIRNDEELSKLLGSVTIANGGVLPNIHNMLLPKRPGPGPGLKGPADDDS; translated from the exons ATGGCCGGAAGAGGTAAATCATCGAAGAAGAGCGCATCGAGGAGCAGTAAGGCCGGTCTGCAGTTTCCCGTCGGTCGCATTGCTCGGTTCTTGAAAGCTGGCAAGTATGCTGAGCGTGTCGGTGCGGGAGCGCCGGTGTATATGGCCGCGGTGCTCGAGTATCTTGCTGCTGAG GTGTTGGAGTTGGCTGGGAATGCAGCAAGGGACAACAAAAAGAGCAGAGTTGTGCCAAGGCATGTTCAGTTGGCGATCAGAAATGATGAAGAACTGAGCAAGCTGCTTGGTTCTGTGACGATCGCTAATGGCGGTGTGTTGCCTAACATTCACAACATGTTATTGCCTAAGAGACCTGGCCCTGGCCCTGGCCTTAAAGGTCCTGCTGATGATGACAGCTAA
- the LOC110603671 gene encoding uncharacterized protein LOC110603671: MAKNIGVLICLLIMALDIVAGILGIEAEIAQNKVKHLKMWIFECRDPSYQAFKLGLAAAILMALAHVIANLFGKCICMWSKEDFAKASANKQLAVTSLIFSWIILAIGFSMLIIGAMSNTKSRKSCGLSHHRVLSIGGILCFIHGLFIVAYYVSATAAAKEEKTPRQGSNA; encoded by the exons ATGGCAAAAAACATTGGGGTTTTGATTTGTCTGTTGATAATGGCCTTGGACATTGTAGCTGGGATACTTGGCATTGAAGCTGAAATAGCCCAGAACAAG GTGAAGCATTTGAAGATGTGGATTTTTGAGTGTAGAGATCCAAGCTATCAAGCTTTCAAACTTGGGTTGGCTGCAGCAATCCTTATGGCCCTTGCTCATGTTATTGCTAATTTGTTTGGGAAGTGCATTTGCATGTGGTCTAAGGAAGATTTTGCTAAGGCTTCTGCTAACAAGCAATTAGCTGTAACCTCCCTTATCTTCTCATG GATTATATTGGCAATTGGATTCTCCATGCTGATTATAGGGGCAATGTCAAACACAAAATCCAGGAAGTCTTGTGGCTTATCTCACCATCGAGTGCTCTCCATAGGAGGTATCCTATGTTTCATTCATGGACTGTTCATAGTTGCCTATTATGTGTCTGCCACTGCTGCAGCCAAAGAAGAAAAGACTCCCCGGCAAGGATCCAATGCTTGA